A window of the Procambarus clarkii isolate CNS0578487 chromosome 79, FALCON_Pclarkii_2.0, whole genome shotgun sequence genome harbors these coding sequences:
- the LOC138357628 gene encoding fibrous sheath CABYR-binding protein-like: MTSRPADVQPASRRPAGQQTTSWSADDQPASRRPASQQTTSRPADDQPASRRPAGQQTSSRPADDQPASRRPASQQTTSRPADVQPASRRPAGQQMTSRPADVQPASRRPAGQQTTSQPADDQPASRRPAGQQTSSRPADVQPASRRPAGQQTTSRPAGQQTTSRSADVQPASRRPASQQTTSRPADDQPASRRPAGQQTSSRPADVQPASRRPAG; encoded by the coding sequence ATGACCAGCCGGCCAGCAGACGTCCAGCCGGCCAGCAGACGTCCAGCCGGCCAACAGACGACCAGCTGGTCAGCAGACGACCAGCCAGCCAGCAGACGACCAGCCAGCCAGCAGACGACCAGCCGGCCAGCAGACGACCAGCCGGCCAGCAGACGTCCAGCCGGCCAGCAGACGTCCAGCCGGCCAGCAGACGACCAGCCGGCCAGCAGACGACCAGCCAGCCAGCAGACGACCAGCCGGCCAGCAGACGTCCAGCCGGCCAGCAGACGACCAGCCGGCCAGCAGATGACCAGCCGGCCAGCAGACGTCCAGCCGGCCAGCAGACGACCAGCCGGCCAGCAGACGACCAGTCAGCCAGCAGACGACCAGCCGGCCAGCAGACGACCAGCCGGCCAGCAGACGTCCAGCCGGCCAGCAGACGTCCAGCCGGCCAGCAGACGCCCAGCCGGCCAGCAGACGACCAGCCGGCCAGCAGGCCAGCAGACGACCAGCCGGTCAGCAGACGTCCAGCCAGCCAGCAGACGACCAGCCAGCCAGCAGACGACCAGCCGGCCAGCAGACGACCAGCCGGCCAGCAGACGTCCAGCCGGCCAGCAGACGTCCAGCCGGCCAGCAGACGTCCAGCCGGCCAGCAGACGTCCAGCCGGCTAG
- the LOC123749946 gene encoding probable serine/threonine-protein kinase clkA: protein MADFNKRNYSWLENNGNNNSGNNSGNNSENNSENNSEKNSENNSENNSENNSGNNSENNSENNSGNNSENNSGNNSENNSENNSENNSGNNSENNSENNSGNNSENNSGNNSENNSENNSWNNSENNSGNNSENNSENNSENNSGNNSENNSENNSGNNSENNSGNNSENNSGNNSENNSGNNSENNSGNNSENNSGNNSGNNSENNSENNSGNNSENNSENNSGNNSENNSGNNSENNSGNNSGNNSENNSENNSGNNSGNNSENNSENNSGNNSGNNSENNSGNNNENNSENNGNNNSGNNSENNSGNNNENNSENNSENNSGNNSGNNSGNNNENNSGNNSENNSGNNNENNSGNNSENNSENNNENNSGNNNFLLTH from the exons ATGGCCGACTTTAACAAGCGCAACTATTCGTGGCT TGAGAACAACGGAAACAACAACAGTGGGAACAACAGTGGGAACAACAGTGAGAACAACAGTGAGAACAACAGTGAGAAAAACAGTGAGAACAACAGTGAGAACAACAGTGAGAACAACAGTGGGAACAACAGTGAGAACAACAGTGAGAACAACAGTGGGAACAACAGTGAGAACAACAGTGGGAACAACAGTGAGAACAACAGTGAGAACAACAGTGAGAACAACAGTGGGAACAACAGTGAGAACAACAGTGAGAACAACAGTGGGAACAACAGTGAGAACAACAGTGGGAACAACAGTGAGAACAACAGTGAGAACAACAGTTGGAACAACAGTGAGAACAACAGTGGGAACAACAGTGAGAACAACAGTGAGAACAACAGTGAGAACAACAGTGGGAACAACAGTGAGAACAACAGTGAGAACAACAGTGGGAACAACAGTGAGAACAACAGTGGGAACAACAGTGAGAACAACAGTGGGAACAACAGTGAGAACAACAGTGGGAACAACAGTGAGAACAACAGTGGGAACAACAGTGAGAACAACAGTGGGAACAACAGTGGGAACAACAGTGAGAACAACAGTGAAAACAACAGTGGGAACAACAGTGAGAACAACAGTGAGAACAACAGTGGGAACAACAGTGAGAACAACAGTGGGAACAACAGTGAGAACAACAGTGGGAACAACAGTGGGAACAACAGTGAGAACAACAGTGAAAACAACAGTGGGAACAACAGTGGGAACAACAGTGAGAACAACAGTGAGAACAACAGTGGGAACAACAGTGGGAACAATAGTGAGAACAACAGTGGGAACAACAATGAGAACAACAGTGAGAACAACGGGAATAACAACAGTGGGAACAACAGTGAGAACAACAGTGGGAACAACAATGAGAACAACAGTGAGAACAACAGTGAGAACAACAGTGGGAACAACAGTGGGAACAACAGTGGGAACAACAATGAGAACAACAGTGGGAACAACAGTGAGAACAACAGTGGGAACAACAATGAGAACAACAGTGGGAACAACAGTGAGAACAACAGTGAGAACAACAATGAGAACAACAGTGGGAACAACAACTTTCTTTTGACCCACTGA